The stretch of DNA TAATCACATGAGTAATCAAATATGATGAGAAAACCCAAGACACTGTAACTGTTTCCTGGCTGAATATTCCCATGACTTTCTCCCATTTTTACAATatgacacacacaggaacagatGAACTCCTCACTGATGATGTTACACTGATGGTGTTACCATAGCAGAGGccatgaatgtttttttccagaTACAATATGCACCGCCCACAACACAAAAGCAGGGGTTGCTAATGTTGGACAGCTAGAAGCTGTGTTTACACAAAATTGTTTCCACACAGGCTGCTTTGGCCACTTAAGTTAAAGTGGTTGTTCTACTCAGTGGgctttttaattttcaatttggcaaaaaaacaacaaaaaaaaacacaaagaccacacatatacatgtgtttaaatatatcatatttagGGATGTCACGTTGGATGAATCTTGGATTTATAAATAGTGTACAAGATCAATCCAATCAAATGCTACAAAAAGTctatgaatgaataatttaagtacatacagtatgtaatattTCCTAACATTGCAAAGTAAAAGATTGCAATTCTTTATTAATTACAGTCATTATAGCATATATACAGTGGTATAGCTGGTTTTGGCTTCTGTCTGGGTGGTGGTGAGGGGATCCCAACATATTTGAGAGCTCCCACATCAGGGACACCTGAGGTTTCTTCACCAGCTGTATGTAACAATTTCTCCTTAAGATAACGGTCCTCAAACATTAGTGATCTAGTGGAGATGTTATGTTTCTTCTATTTGCTGTAGCCCaaacaaataatttattttataaattgtCTTTCACAGCTCTATATCCAACTATCCAAGAcagcttcctttcttcctcagcAGACAAACTCTTTGTTTACTCTACATcgttttcttcttcatcttccaaCATAGGCATCTCTTTCTCTGGCAGCAGGCCATAGCTGTTGAGGAAGGCCTCCACATCAGTAGCAAAGAACTCCTCAGTTAGGTTCTGTGTGCAGGCCAGGAAGTTTCCCAGTAGTTCTCCAGCTTTGTAGACCAGTAGTGTAGGCAAAACCTCATCTGAGAACCGCTCCGAAGCACCAGATGCAACAGCATCAATCCTGCAGAATTTTACAGTGGGATACTCAGTGGCCAGGCAGTCAAGGCAGTTGTTGAGCTCCTCACAACCTTTGATCCCAACCTTATAGATGTGGACCACCACCACTGTGGTGTGGTGCTCCTTCTCAATGACTTGTAGGAATGCCTCTCCACTGTCCAGGTCATGCACACCTTCAAACTTGGGCCCAAAGCTGAGTTTATCATGCATCTCCTGCATGCATCGCCGTCTGTATTTCTTCAGACATCCTTCGTCCTCCTCCTTTAGCAGTTCATACTCTTGGACactcatctgaaaaaaaaaattactacAATAATTACAATCTTTATCGGCTACAGTGTTGCAAAATGTACTATAACTTGTAAGAACGCAACGGTATCCTTAATAGATGCAAGGATTTCCTTAAATAgatgcatttgtttttaaagcaggaATTTTCTGAAATTAGATTGTAATTCTTAGAAGCTGTCATTGCCAACAGACTTTCTTTTTCCATTGCTTGTGCTAGACAGCGCAAGAGATTTACAGTGGCATTAGCCAACAGGTTTATTTGTAGCTGTTACATAATGCCCAGTGTGCAAAGATCACAATTAAGAGCACAGAGTGTTTGCTGCTGCCCATCAAAGTCCTCCATCCTTACAGTAATCTTTTGGTTATACCTTGCGATTGAGATTTCCTCTGGTGTCGTCTTTTGGCCCGCCTGGGGTCGACATCTGTCTCAGCAGTTCCCTTTTTGCAGGTGGCAAGTTTTCCTGTTCCATGCTTTCCAACTTAAACCTCCTCCAGTCATTGATAACTCCTTTAGGACCTGTGGACATGACAAAAAGCATTTTGTATTCAGTTTTTGGCAGGCAGACACAATGTAATTCCAGTCCTGCGGGTTGTGGTTTCATGGAGCACTATCCTCAAAGTTTACTCTCAAGGCACAAGTTATCAATGATATTTGCAATGTCGGGCCAAATGACTACTACTCCTTTGTAAAATGACAATGTGCAGATATGAATCATTGGCTGGTATTAGGGTTTAAGGCTCTATATCAACCTGCCAGAAAGGATACTGACTGCACATATGTTGCATAAGAAAAACAGGATTAGAGCATGACTTTgccttttacttcctgttcgGTAGTACTGTTTGAAACACTGCCTTTACTCACCTGTGTGGGTTGCGGTCTCCTCCAAGTCAAGAATTTTGTCAGACATGTTTCTGGTTAGCTACCTGTGAGACAAAAAATAGAGAATTAGACTGAATTAAAGGAAGTCATCCATTATTTGATGTGAATGTGCTGATGTTTGACTGAATAATCATTGTACTTTTTCATAACAGTTAATGACTTGTGACACTTGTTAGTTCTAATTAGATACTTGTACAGGTACAGATTTTAAATCTTTTGGCTGTGACAGAGCTACTGGACAGCAAGTGAATCCCATGATATTTAATTAATGTAATGCCGCCTAAGAGGATTACTGCACCTAAAGAGCTCTCTTGCTTGTTGTCAACGCTTGGAGATACTGTTTTAATGTGGAAATGATGTAACTGGCAACTAAcaatatgaacatttaaagaaaacaaatgtgcCAAAATGATTAACAATAGTTAGGTGCAGAAAAGTTGTAATTGTGCAGCTTCTTGAAATGTCATGTATACTTTGGCTGGCATGCTTTGTTATGCATCTGACACTTCATGAGCTTTGTAATGTGCGTGATGTCAGTGTTTGGATCAGTCGATAGTGTGACGTAAGCAGAGCAGACATGTCATTGGATTAAATAGCCTTTCCCCAGAGTTTCAATTAGTGTGCAATCATGATGCTGATCTGGTCTGATGATCTTTGCAGCAACTTCTTAACCCTCAAATCCACAAGAAGAGATTTATCTTGATTAGTTCTAGCATGAGCACAAGAAGTCAtgtgtaaatgttaaattactttatgtatactgtatgtgtgcaggaAAATGAGTGATACAAAGTGAACACTTGTAGACAGCTGATACTTTTAAATCGACACAAACCCATGACTAAACACCGAACCAAAAGAAAGTCCTCTTTGTTCTTATCCTTTGCAGAAGCAGttactttaaaacaacaaagaaacttAATCCAAATTGGTAAAATCTCTCTGGAAGATAATCTATGTTGTAACagtataaatgaaaaacatgaaaaatcaaTAGGGCTCCCCAAATCAGtatgaaaaacatgtaaaaacatatAGACAAAATAACCTCTCTCAAATTACACCAATTCAAAACCAAATGTGTTATTTCTACACATTTCTACATATATTTTTAGTTGATTTGATTCAATTATGTCCAGATAATAAAAGAAGTTTCCTTACCTTTCACACTCACAGTGAAGTCCTCCCTGTATCAGTAGCTAACCTTGCACTGATCTACACTCGATCACTTCACTGAGTTATCTGTTGCTGGAtggtctgtgtttttgtgtgcatgcgtgcgtctTTTCCAGCCAATGAGCTTGGTCTGATGGAGATTTCTAAAAAAGACCCTATAGACCAAACAGAAATAGAGCATAGATCCTAAGAGGATTTCACTGCAGGAATTAGAAGCCTCCAGTTGATAAAGGCCCAACTACCCACaatgaagagagagatagaaagatacagagagagagacagatagagagagagaaatagcaACAGAactattttttttccaaaactttcaaagtttctttttaaaaaaaaaaaaaaaaaaaaaacagaaatctaACACATCACTTGATCAGGCTGTTGATGAGAGTCTCTCCTATTTAAGAACGGTACAGTGCAGTCTTTCACTATCTTCAACAGCACATAAAGAGTTAAGTGAAGCAAAGGCATTATATCCCCGAGATGAACTCTCAAATAAAGTGCTCTTGTCTGGAATTCAAAGATCTTCCAGGCATAAAGCTTCACACGAAATGAACACATGATGGGAATCTTTCTAAACACAAAACACCGCTAGCTAAGGGCGCGGAATGTCTAGTGATGCTTTATCATGTGCTTCCTGATTATTTTCAACACAAAAATCACACTGTAGTCTCTTCTCACTTCTTAAACCAACATTTCCCCttcacccccccgccccccccccaaacaatTAGCTTTTAAGTTTTGTAAAATACTCTTGATAAATGAGTTAAtaagtgaaaatgttttttatgaataTGCAATGAAAGGatttcaaaaacaacaaataagaaCTAGAAAATATAAGCATCTGTGATAACACTACAATGCAAAATAAAGAATATTCACACACGCAGTGCAATTTCACATTATGTTCCATGtgtttcacttaaaaaaaaaaaattacagttaATGACTGCTTCTTAAAAAATAAGGTCAACAGTGATTATTCTACAGCAGGGTTTTGTAAGTAAAAACAATACATAATATTTACATTATGATttcataatgtaaaaaaacaaacactgtctgTTATAAATGCAAGCGATCTTATAGCACAAATGTACAGCTGTTTAGTAAaagtacttttaaaatgaaatattataaGTGAATTGTTTAGTGCAACAAAAATGACACTAAATACACTAAACTGAAATGTTTACTGTTAAATGCCATACTGGTAAAAGTGGTAAGTCTTTCTcttaaaaataatgtgaattgATGGAGATTCTGTGACATTACTGCATTTTTACAAGGCTATGTTAAGAAAAATAGACCAAACGCACAGAGAAAAGATTTGATATTGTTAAGCACTCAAGTTTGTTAAATTATAGAGGAAGGGTCCACAGATTAAGGACAAGCTTATGTTAAAATTGTTATTCTTGT from Scomber japonicus isolate fScoJap1 chromosome 7, fScoJap1.pri, whole genome shotgun sequence encodes:
- the pdcb gene encoding phosducin b, which produces MSDKILDLEETATHTGPKGVINDWRRFKLESMEQENLPPAKRELLRQMSTPGGPKDDTRGNLNRKMSVQEYELLKEEDEGCLKKYRRRCMQEMHDKLSFGPKFEGVHDLDSGEAFLQVIEKEHHTTVVVVHIYKVGIKGCEELNNCLDCLATEYPTVKFCRIDAVASGASERFSDEVLPTLLVYKAGELLGNFLACTQNLTEEFFATDVEAFLNSYGLLPEKEMPMLEDEEENDVE